The Helicobacter fennelliae nucleotide sequence ACAGCTAGAGAATCTATCTGATAATGTTTTGGATTTTTGGTCGGCATAAAAATATCCTTATCCAATCCCAAATCCAAAAAACACCCCATAGCCTCTTGCTTAACCACCCTCAAAGCTACAATCTCGCCAAGCAACGCCTTTGGCTTTTGGGTTGTCGCCACAAGCCTATCAAGAGAATCTGTATAGATAAACACCTCAATCATCTCGCCGAGATGCATTTGAGGATTGAGGAATTTTTGAGGCAATAACACTTCTTTATACTCTTTTTCGCCGACAAAGCAAGACTCTTCATTATGTGGATTATGTGGATCGCACAAATACGCACCATTTTGCGTGAAGCGCGCGATTTGCAAAGTATTCAAACAGCCAATACGCATTATTGCAACAACTCTTTAACCATAGCAGAGATTCTGCGTCCATCAGCTACATCGCGCAGTTGTGTTGTTTGCGCCATAACTTTTCCCATATCTTTTTGGCTTGTTGCACCTAATTCTTGAATGATCTTACAAATACGTTCTCGCAATTCATCATCGCTTAATTGCTTTGGAAGATAAGTTGAGATAATCTCCATTTCTTGTTTTTCTTTGGCAAGTAAATCCTCTCGATTTGCCTGCTGATAAGCAATAGCGGCGTCCTCTCGTTGTTTGTAGGCGGTTTTTAGAATCTTTATGATTTTTGTATCATCAAGCACTTCTCTTGTATCGACCTCAACCTGCTTGATTGCGGCATTAAGCATTCGTATCGTATCGCGCAAAAATGTATTTTGTGCTTTCATCGCTTCCTTGAGATCGGCTTGTAATTTTTCTTTGATTTGACTCATGATTGCTCCTTTTTGGTATGGAATAAACTTTGCTTTATTATATCAAAACAAGCTCAAAATAACCTCAATGGTAAAGAAAGGGACAAGATGAAAAAAGCTTTTTTGATGTTTGGCATTACAAGTCTAATGAGTGTAAGTCTGATGTTTGGGGCGGATATACAAATGAATTTTAATCCGCCTGATTATGTAGAGGAAATGCCAAGCAAAGAGTTTTTGCCTACGCCACAGCAAGCAGGAAGTTTATTTGGGCAAGGCGAGCGTCCGTTATTTGCAGATAGGCGAGCGATGCGCCCAAATGATCTTATCACAATCCTCATTGATGAAACCTCAAACGCAAGCCTGCAAAGCTCCAAAAACTACACCCAAACAAGCGATGGCAATGTCAATCCACCCACGCTGACATTTAATGGCGAAAACGAAAACAACAAAAAAATAGCCCAAGAGCTCAATGATTCAATTAATTACTCACTTATCAAATCAAATGACAACTCCAACTTCAAAGGAAGCGGGCAGCAATCTCGCAATGATACTTTGAGATTTTCTATCACCGCGCGAATCCTCAAGGTTATGGAAAATGGCAATTATTTTGTATATGGGCATAATGAAATGCTTATGGATGGCGAAAAGCGTTTGGTTACTATTAGTGGCGTGATACGACCTTATGACATACAGCGAGATAATACAATCTCATCAAAATACATCTCTGACTCCAAAATAGCCTATACGAGTTTGGGGGCAATCGGCGCGACAAACCACAAAAAAGAAGCAGCGGAAGCGATTGAGAGAGAGTATCCGTTTTAGATTCTAGAGCACAAAACCCAAAGGATACTCAATGAATATCTGCATAATCCCAGCCCGCAGCGGTAGCAAACGTATCCCGCACAAAAATATCAAGCAATTCTGTGGCAAGCCAATCATTTCTTATTCTATCCAAAACGCCATAGAATCTAAAATCTTTGATCATATCATCGTCAGCACTGATGATGCAAAAATCGCCACAATCGCCCAAAAATATGGCGCGCAAACACCATTTTTGCGCCCAAAAGAACTCAGCAACGATCTTTGCGCCACACTTCCTGTGATCGCGCATGCTATCACAGCACTTAAACTTAGCCAAGATGATCTCAAATCCTGCTTTGTGTGCTGTCTTTATCCTACCGCACCGCTTATAGATTCTACGCATATCACGCAAGCCTATACCCATCTCACCCAAAATCCAAACAAAGAATATGTATTCTATGCGACAAAGCTTGAAAAATCGCCATTGCGAGCATTCACGCTTGATACGCACAATGCACCTCATCTTTTGTTTTCGCAATTTGAGCAATCGCGCTCGCAAGATTTAGATTCTGTGTTTGTCGATGCGGGTGTGCTTTATTTTGGCAAAGCAAGCGCGTTTTTGGCACAAAAGCTGATTTTTCATACCCACTCTATGGCGCTAATCCTAGAATCTAGCCTTGCTCAAGACATTGATACGCCACTTGATTGGCAAATCGCCAAAGCCAAATACCGCGCAAAGCTCAAACATAACGCCACATCTCATACCACACACAAAATCACAAAAGACAAAGCGCAATGATTGGTGTTTTTACAGAATGGGGCAAAAGCGTTGGCGGAGGACATATCAGCCGATGTGAGCGATTGCTTGAGGTTTTAGATTCTCAAGAGTTTTGGATTTATAATAATCAAACACACATAAGCACATCATATATGCCAAAAAATTCCTCCTCTATAAATTGGCTCAATAAACAAACTTTTACACATTTAATCAAAAAATGCTCGCACATCATCATTGATAGTTATTTGCTTGATGATAGCTCTTTTTATGAGATTGTTTTAGGGGCGCAAGACAATAAAGATAATAAAGCGCAAAAAAAGCTCTTGATTCTTGATGATTATTTCCGCACTTATCCCAAAGACGCATTTGTGCTTAATGGCGCACTCAACGCACAAAATAAAATAAATAATCAAGATAATAATATAAAAAATAATCCTGCCAAAGCACACAACCAAAACACCAAAACACACGCCAAATCCACACAATCCATAAAATCTGCCCCACTCAAGCGATTTTTTGGCGCGGAGTTTAATCTCGCAAACCAAATCTTTAAGCAACCTCGCATTACACGCGATAGAATCCAAAATGTTTTTGTGATGTTTGGCGCAAGCGATAAGGACAATCTCACGCAACAAGTTTTACACGCCCTAGAATCTAGCCCGCTTTTTTGCGATAACAAAATATGCCTACATATTATATTAGGTGCTTTTAATGCCAACCACCCACAAACAACACTTCCACACAGAATCTACCGCAATATAGCACCCAAAGAGCTTTGTGAGATTATGACTTTGTGTGATATTGCTATTTGTGCGGGCGGGCAGAGCTTATATGAGCTTGCACTCAATGCCCTTCCTACGATTATTTTTATCGTAGCGCAGAATCAACTTTTTCAAGCCAATGCCTTTAGTCAATACGGAATGAAAATCTCAACCTTGCGACATCTCACCACAGATATAAATTTAAATAGTAAGCAAAGAAAACACTGCTCCAAGCTCCTTGAATCAATCCCCATTGGCACGCAAACATATCGTATCAAAGAGCATTTCATGCTATAATCCACAACCAAACCACAAAGAGCAAAGAAGGAGCAAAAATGGCATTATGTAGCTTTTGCAAAAAAATCAAATTCAGATCAAGCGATATTTTTTTTATGATTATTATGTGTATCGCGCTTTATTTTGTGTATCAGCACCAAATAAATGCACTCAAACAAAAAAGCCAAGAT carries:
- the flgH gene encoding flagellar basal body L-ring protein FlgH; the encoded protein is MKKAFLMFGITSLMSVSLMFGADIQMNFNPPDYVEEMPSKEFLPTPQQAGSLFGQGERPLFADRRAMRPNDLITILIDETSNASLQSSKNYTQTSDGNVNPPTLTFNGENENNKKIAQELNDSINYSLIKSNDNSNFKGSGQQSRNDTLRFSITARILKVMENGNYFVYGHNEMLMDGEKRLVTISGVIRPYDIQRDNTISSKYISDSKIAYTSLGAIGATNHKKEAAEAIEREYPF
- a CDS encoding GatB/YqeY domain-containing protein, producing MSQIKEKLQADLKEAMKAQNTFLRDTIRMLNAAIKQVEVDTREVLDDTKIIKILKTAYKQREDAAIAYQQANREDLLAKEKQEMEIISTYLPKQLSDDELRERICKIIQELGATSQKDMGKVMAQTTQLRDVADGRRISAMVKELLQ
- a CDS encoding glycosyl transferase: MIGVFTEWGKSVGGGHISRCERLLEVLDSQEFWIYNNQTHISTSYMPKNSSSINWLNKQTFTHLIKKCSHIIIDSYLLDDSSFYEIVLGAQDNKDNKAQKKLLILDDYFRTYPKDAFVLNGALNAQNKINNQDNNIKNNPAKAHNQNTKTHAKSTQSIKSAPLKRFFGAEFNLANQIFKQPRITRDRIQNVFVMFGASDKDNLTQQVLHALESSPLFCDNKICLHIILGAFNANHPQTTLPHRIYRNIAPKELCEIMTLCDIAICAGGQSLYELALNALPTIIFIVAQNQLFQANAFSQYGMKISTLRHLTTDINLNSKQRKHCSKLLESIPIGTQTYRIKEHFML
- the pseF gene encoding pseudaminic acid cytidylyltransferase, coding for MNICIIPARSGSKRIPHKNIKQFCGKPIISYSIQNAIESKIFDHIIVSTDDAKIATIAQKYGAQTPFLRPKELSNDLCATLPVIAHAITALKLSQDDLKSCFVCCLYPTAPLIDSTHITQAYTHLTQNPNKEYVFYATKLEKSPLRAFTLDTHNAPHLLFSQFEQSRSQDLDSVFVDAGVLYFGKASAFLAQKLIFHTHSMALILESSLAQDIDTPLDWQIAKAKYRAKLKHNATSHTTHKITKDKAQ